A single genomic interval of Lathyrus oleraceus cultivar Zhongwan6 chromosome 7, CAAS_Psat_ZW6_1.0, whole genome shotgun sequence harbors:
- the LOC127102186 gene encoding uncharacterized protein LOC127102186, whose protein sequence is MADRRIGHGRPRTHNSDSKPPNGSKGFQWPQFVQQMQQQQNQFMQQMMQQWNGSLHPQGVPQEATYGSFREFFRMNPPEFHGGLNLVKAREWITSMERIFQIVHYSEENKVVFASHMMKGPTMRWWESASTLMTNQGVPRDCDHFKTIFMDKYFPSSLRTQKEFEFQQLRQGTMTVATYAKKFEDMVAYSRQAAYAMDESLKKVQEERDQYRSGQRDQGRPGSQFRPRSQAFKGKQVQHARPNHPPQCQVCKKSHFGNMLEVELGVLLVRGRDTCLGNVLRIRIRCRGGALAGCKEG, encoded by the exons ATGGCTGACAGACGCATAGGTCATGGTAGACCCAGAACCCATAATTCAGACTCTAAACCGCCAAATGGTAGTAAAGGTTTTCAATGGCCTCAGTTTGTGcaacagatgcaacaacaacagaaCCAATTCATGCAACAGATGATGCAACAGTGGAATGGTAGTTTACATCCTCAAGGGGTTCCACAAGAAGCTACATATGGTAGTTTTCGAGAATTCTTCCGCATGAATCCTCCTGAATTCCATGGTGGGTTGAATCTTGTGAAGGCTCGGGAGTGGATAACCAGCATGGAAAGGATTTTTCAGATAGTGCATTATAGTGAAGAGAATAAGGTTGTGTTTGCTTCTCACATGATGAAGGGTCCAACTATGAGATGGTGGGAGAGTGCTTCGACTCTTATGACCAATCAAGGAGTACCTAGGGATTGCGATCATTTTAAGACTATTTTTATGGATAAGTATTTTCCTAGTTCTTTGAGGACTCAGAAAGAGTTTGAGTTTCAACAGCTTAGGCAGGGTACTATGACAGTAGCTACTTATGCTAAGAAGTTCGAAGATATGGTTGCTTATTCTAGACAAGCCGCGTACGCAATGGATGAGAG TTTGAAGAAAGTTCAAGAAGAAAGGGACCAATATAGGAGTGGACAGAGAGACCAAGGGAGGCCAGGTAGCCAGTTTAGGCCTAGATCTCAGGCTTTCAAAGGAAAACAGGTGCAACATGCAAGACCTAACCATCCACCTCAATGTCAAGTGTGTAAGAAGTCTCATTTTGGAAATATGTTGGAAGTGGAGTTAGGTGTATTACTTGTCAGAGGGAGGGACACATGTCTAGGGAATGTTCTCAGAATAAGAATCAGATGCAGGGGAGGAGCACTGGCCGGATGCAAGGAAGGCTAA